A stretch of the Pseudomonas helvetica genome encodes the following:
- the ccoN gene encoding cytochrome-c oxidase, cbb3-type subunit I has translation MSTAAIGQAYNYKVVRQFVVATVVWGVIGMAMGVWIASQLVWPEANLDLPWTTFGRLRPLHTSLVIFGFAGSAQFAASYYAVQRTCQVRLYSDKLAAFTFWGWQSVIVSMLITLPLGYTTTKEYAEIEFSGAVWMTVVWVAYAIVFFTTVVQRKTKHIYVGNWFFGAFIVVIAMLHVVNHLSIPVDWFKSYPVYSGATDAMVQWWYGHNAVGFFLTTGFLGMMYYFVPKQVGRPVYSYRLSIVHFWALITLYIWAGPHHLHYTALPDWAQSLGMAMSLILLAPSWGGMINGMMTLSGAWHKLRTDPILRFLVLSLAFYGMSTFEGPMMAIKTVNALSHYTDWTIGHVHAGALGWVAMITFGSLYHMIPKVFGREQMYSISLINTHFWLATIGTVLYIASMWVNGITQGLMWRAINDDGTLTYSFVETLVASHPGFIVRFVGGVFFLSGMLLMAYNTWRTVRVADLKIAEQEAQIA, from the coding sequence ATGAGCACAGCAGCAATCGGACAGGCCTATAACTACAAGGTCGTCCGCCAATTCGTCGTGGCAACAGTGGTATGGGGTGTTATCGGGATGGCGATGGGCGTGTGGATCGCCTCGCAACTGGTGTGGCCGGAGGCGAACCTCGATTTGCCCTGGACCACCTTTGGTCGCTTGCGCCCGCTGCACACCAGCCTGGTGATTTTCGGTTTTGCCGGCAGCGCACAATTTGCCGCCAGCTACTACGCGGTTCAGCGCACCTGCCAGGTGCGACTGTACAGCGACAAACTCGCCGCCTTCACCTTCTGGGGCTGGCAATCGGTGATCGTCAGCATGCTGATCACCCTCCCCCTGGGCTACACCACCACCAAGGAATACGCCGAGATCGAGTTCTCCGGCGCGGTGTGGATGACGGTGGTCTGGGTCGCCTACGCCATTGTGTTCTTCACCACAGTGGTGCAGCGCAAGACCAAGCACATCTACGTCGGCAACTGGTTCTTCGGTGCGTTCATTGTGGTGATCGCCATGCTGCACGTGGTTAATCACCTGTCGATTCCGGTGGACTGGTTCAAGTCCTATCCGGTGTATTCCGGGGCCACCGATGCGATGGTGCAGTGGTGGTATGGGCACAACGCAGTGGGCTTCTTCCTGACTACCGGCTTCCTCGGGATGATGTATTACTTCGTGCCGAAACAGGTCGGCCGGCCGGTGTATTCCTATCGGTTGTCGATCGTGCATTTCTGGGCGCTGATCACCCTGTACATCTGGGCCGGCCCACACCACTTGCACTACACCGCACTGCCGGACTGGGCGCAATCGCTGGGCATGGCGATGTCGCTGATCCTGCTGGCGCCGAGCTGGGGCGGGATGATCAACGGGATGATGACGCTCTCGGGCGCCTGGCATAAGTTGCGCACCGACCCGATTCTGCGGTTCTTGGTGCTGTCGCTGGCGTTCTACGGCATGTCGACGTTCGAAGGGCCGATGATGGCGATCAAAACCGTCAACGCCCTCTCCCACTACACCGACTGGACCATCGGCCACGTACACGCCGGCGCCTTGGGCTGGGTGGCGATGATCACCTTCGGTTCGCTGTACCACATGATCCCGAAAGTCTTTGGCCGCGAGCAGATGTACAGCATCAGTCTGATCAACACGCACTTCTGGCTCGCAACCATCGGCACCGTGCTGTACATCGCCTCGATGTGGGTCAACGGCATCACCCAGGGCCTGATGTGGCGCGCCATCAACGACGATGGCACGCTGACCTATTCCTTCGTCGAAACCCTGGTGGCCAGCCATCCTGGCTTCATTGTGCGTTTCGTCGGCGGCGTGTTCTTCCTCAGCGGCATGCTGCTGATGGCTTACAACACCTGGCGCACCGTGCGGGTCGCCGACCTGAAAATCGCTGAGCAAGAAGCGCAGATCGCTTGA
- a CDS encoding NAD-glutamate dehydrogenase: MAFFTAASKADFQQQLQAALAQHISEQSLPQVALFAEQFFGIISLDELTQRRLSDLAGCTLSAWRLLERFDHAQPQVRVYNPDYERHGWQSTHTAVEVLHHDLPFLVDSVRTELNRRGYSIHTLQTTVLSVRRGAKGELLEILPKGSQGEGILQESLMYLEIDRCAHTAELNVLSKELEQVLSEVRVAVADFEPMKAKVQELIEGIDKSKFAVDAEEKSEIKGFLEWLVGNHFTFLGYEEFVVRDDKDGGHIEYDQSSFLGLTRLLRAGLTADDLRIEDYAVNYLREPTPLSFAKAAHPSRVHRPAYPDYVSIRQIDANGKVIKECRFMGLYTSSVYGESVRVIPYIRRKVDVIEQRSGFQSKAHLGKELAQVLEVLPRDDLFQTPVDELFSTVMSIVQIQERNKIRVFLRKDPYGRFCYCLAYVPRDIYSTEVRQKIQQVLMDRLKASDCEFWTFFSESVLARVQLILRVDPKNRLDIDPLLLEKEVVQACRSWQDDYASLVVESFGEAQGTNVLSDFPKGFPAGYRERFAAHSAVVDMQHLLSLSEKNPLVMSFYQPLGQVSGQRELHCKLYHADTPLALSDVLPILENLGLRVLGEFPYRLRHSNGREFWIHDFAFTAAEGLELDIQQLNDTLQDAFVHIVRGDAENDAFNRLVLTAGLPWRDVALLRAYARYLKQIRLGFDLGYIASTLNNHTDIARELTRLFKTRFYLARKLTSDDLDDKQLRLEQAILSALDDVQVLNEDRILRRYLDLIKATLRTNFYQTDANGQNKSYFSFKFNPHAIPELPKPVPKFEIFVYSPRVEGVHLRFGNVARGGLRWSDREEDFRTEVLGLVKAQQVKNSVIVPVGAKGGFLPRRLPLGGSRDEIAAEGIACYRIFISGLLDITDNLKDGALVPPANVVRHDDDDPYLVVAADKGTATFSDIANGIAIDYGFWLGDAFASGGSAGYDHKKMGITAKGAWVGVQRHFRERGINVQEDSITVVGVGDMAGDVFGNGLLMSDKLQLVAAFNHLHIFIDPNPQPANSFAERQRLFDLPRSAWSDYDTSIMSEGGGIFSRSAKSIAISPQMKERFDIQADKLTPTELLNALLKAPVDLLWNGGIGTYVKASSESHADVGDKANDALRVNGNELRCKVVGEGGNLGMTQLGRVEFGLNGGGSNTDFIDNAGGVDCSDHEVNIKILLNEVVQAGDMTEKQRNQLLGSMTDEVGGLVLGNNYKQTQALSLAARRAYVRIAEYKRLMNDLEGRGKLDRAIEFLPTEDQLNERVAAGHGLTRAELSVLISYSKIDLKEQLLNSLVPDDDYLTRDMETAFPPMLVSKFSEAMRRHRLKREIVSTQIANDLVNHMGITFVQRLKESTGMSPANVAGAYVIVRDIFHLPHWFRQIEALDYQVSADVQLELMDELMRLGRRATRWFLRSRRNEQNAARDVAHFGPHLAALGLKLDELLEGPTREGWQTRYQAYVAAGVPELLARMVAGTSHLYTLLPIIEAADVTGQNAADVAKAYFAVGSALDLTWYLQQISALPVENNWQALAREAFRDDIDWQQRAITISVLQMGNGKQDVETRLALWMDQNQTMVERWRAMLVDIRAASGTDYAMYAVANRELLDLALSGQAVVPVTATAIAELEPAA; this comes from the coding sequence ATGGCGTTCTTCACCGCAGCCAGCAAAGCCGACTTCCAGCAACAACTGCAAGCGGCACTGGCGCAGCACATCAGTGAACAGTCACTGCCACAAGTGGCGCTGTTCGCTGAACAATTCTTCGGCATTATTTCCCTCGATGAGCTGACCCAGCGCCGGTTGTCCGACCTCGCCGGCTGCACCCTTTCTGCCTGGCGCCTGCTTGAGCGCTTTGATCACGCGCAACCGCAAGTGCGCGTTTACAACCCGGATTACGAACGTCACGGCTGGCAGTCGACCCACACGGCGGTCGAAGTGCTGCACCACGACTTGCCATTTCTCGTGGACTCGGTGCGCACCGAGCTGAACCGTCGCGGCTACAGCATCCACACCTTGCAAACCACGGTGCTGAGCGTGCGTCGCGGCGCCAAGGGCGAGTTGCTGGAAATCCTGCCTAAAGGCTCCCAGGGCGAAGGCATTCTGCAAGAATCGCTGATGTACCTTGAGATCGACCGTTGCGCCCATACCGCCGAACTCAATGTATTGAGCAAGGAACTGGAGCAGGTTCTCAGTGAAGTCCGCGTTGCGGTCGCCGATTTCGAACCGATGAAAGCCAAGGTCCAGGAACTGATCGAAGGCATCGACAAGAGCAAGTTTGCCGTCGATGCCGAAGAAAAGAGCGAGATCAAGGGCTTCCTCGAGTGGCTGGTGGGCAACCACTTCACGTTCCTCGGTTACGAAGAGTTCGTGGTTCGCGATGACAAGGATGGCGGCCATATCGAGTACGACCAGAGCTCGTTCCTGGGCCTGACCCGATTGCTGCGCGCCGGCCTGACGGCTGACGACCTGCGTATCGAAGACTACGCCGTGAACTACCTGCGCGAACCGACGCCGCTGTCGTTCGCCAAGGCTGCGCACCCAAGCCGTGTACACCGTCCGGCTTACCCTGACTACGTGTCGATCCGCCAGATCGATGCCAACGGCAAAGTCATCAAGGAATGCCGTTTCATGGGCCTGTACACCTCGTCGGTGTATGGCGAAAGCGTGCGGGTCATTCCGTACATCCGTCGCAAGGTCGATGTCATCGAACAGCGCTCCGGCTTCCAGTCCAAGGCGCACCTGGGCAAGGAACTGGCCCAGGTACTCGAAGTACTGCCGCGTGACGATCTGTTCCAGACTCCGGTCGACGAGCTGTTCAGCACCGTGATGTCGATCGTGCAGATCCAGGAACGCAACAAGATTCGCGTGTTCCTGCGCAAAGACCCGTACGGTCGCTTCTGCTACTGCCTGGCCTACGTGCCACGCGACATCTATTCCACCGAAGTGCGTCAGAAGATCCAGCAAGTGCTGATGGATCGCCTGAAAGCCAGCGATTGCGAATTCTGGACCTTCTTCTCCGAGTCCGTGCTGGCCCGTGTGCAACTGATTCTGCGGGTCGACCCGAAGAATCGTCTGGACATCGATCCACTGCTGCTGGAAAAAGAAGTGGTTCAGGCCTGCCGCAGCTGGCAGGACGACTACGCAAGCCTGGTGGTCGAAAGTTTCGGCGAAGCCCAGGGCACCAATGTGCTGTCCGACTTCCCGAAAGGCTTCCCGGCCGGCTACCGCGAGCGTTTCGCTGCGCATTCGGCTGTGGTCGACATGCAGCACCTGCTGAGCCTGAGCGAAAAAAATCCGCTGGTCATGAGCTTCTATCAGCCGCTGGGTCAGGTGTCCGGTCAGCGCGAGCTGCACTGCAAGCTGTACCACGCCGATACCCCGCTGGCCCTGTCCGACGTCTTGCCAATCCTGGAAAACCTCGGCCTGCGCGTGCTGGGCGAGTTCCCGTATCGCCTGCGTCACAGCAACGGTCGCGAGTTCTGGATTCACGACTTCGCGTTCACCGCTGCTGAAGGCCTGGAACTCGACATCCAGCAGCTCAACGACACCCTGCAGGACGCGTTCGTCCACATCGTTCGCGGCGATGCCGAAAACGATGCATTCAACCGTCTGGTACTGACCGCCGGCCTGCCGTGGCGCGACGTTGCGCTGCTGCGTGCTTACGCCCGTTACCTGAAGCAGATTCGTCTGGGCTTCGACCTGGGCTACATCGCCAGCACCCTGAACAACCACACCGATATCGCTCGCGAATTGACCCGGTTGTTCAAGACCCGTTTCTACCTGGCGCGCAAGCTGACCAGCGACGACCTCGACGACAAGCAGCTGCGCCTGGAACAAGCGATTCTGAGCGCTCTGGACGACGTTCAAGTGTTGAACGAAGACCGCATCCTGCGTCGCTACCTGGACCTGATCAAGGCTACCTTGCGGACCAACTTCTACCAGACCGACGCCAACGGTCAGAACAAGTCCTACTTCAGCTTCAAGTTCAACCCGCACGCTATTCCAGAGCTGCCGAAGCCAGTACCGAAGTTCGAAATCTTCGTTTACTCGCCACGCGTCGAAGGCGTGCACCTGCGCTTCGGCAACGTGGCTCGTGGTGGTCTGCGCTGGTCCGACCGTGAAGAAGACTTCCGTACCGAAGTCCTGGGCCTGGTAAAAGCCCAGCAAGTGAAGAACTCGGTCATCGTGCCAGTGGGCGCCAAAGGCGGCTTCCTGCCGCGTCGCCTGCCGTTGGGCGGCAGCCGTGATGAGATCGCAGCAGAAGGCATCGCCTGCTACCGCATCTTCATTTCCGGTCTGTTGGACATCACCGACAACCTGAAAGACGGTGCGCTGGTACCGCCGGCCAACGTCGTGCGTCATGACGACGATGACCCGTACCTGGTGGTGGCAGCGGACAAGGGCACTGCGACCTTCTCCGACATCGCCAACGGTATTGCGATCGACTACGGCTTCTGGCTCGGTGACGCCTTCGCGTCGGGCGGCTCGGCCGGTTACGACCACAAGAAAATGGGCATCACCGCCAAAGGCGCGTGGGTTGGCGTACAACGTCACTTCCGCGAGCGCGGCATCAACGTCCAGGAAGACAGCATCACTGTCGTGGGTGTCGGCGACATGGCCGGTGACGTGTTCGGTAACGGTTTGTTGATGTCCGACAAGCTGCAACTGGTCGCAGCGTTCAACCACCTGCACATTTTCATCGACCCGAATCCACAGCCAGCCAACAGCTTCGCTGAGCGTCAGCGTCTGTTCGACCTGCCGCGTTCGGCGTGGTCGGATTACGACACCAGCATCATGTCTGAAGGCGGCGGGATCTTCTCCCGTAGCGCGAAGAGCATCGCGATTTCCCCGCAGATGAAAGAGCGCTTCGACATTCAGGCCGACAAGCTGACCCCGACCGAACTGCTGAACGCCTTGCTCAAGGCACCAGTGGATCTGTTGTGGAACGGCGGTATCGGTACGTACGTCAAAGCCAGCAGCGAAAGCCACGCCGATGTCGGCGACAAGGCCAACGATGCACTGCGCGTGAACGGCAACGAACTGCGCTGCAAAGTCGTGGGCGAGGGCGGTAACCTCGGTATGACCCAACTGGGTCGTGTCGAATTCGGTCTCAATGGCGGCGGCTCCAACACCGACTTCATCGACAACGCCGGTGGCGTGGACTGCTCCGACCACGAAGTGAACATCAAGATCCTGCTCAACGAAGTGGTGCAGGCTGGCGACATGACCGAGAAGCAACGTAACCAGTTGCTCGGCAGCATGACGGATGAAGTCGGCGGTCTGGTTCTCGGCAACAACTACAAGCAGACCCAGGCCCTGTCCCTGGCAGCCCGTCGCGCCTACGTGCGGATTGCCGAGTACAAGCGCTTGATGAACGACCTGGAAGGCCGTGGCAAGCTGGACCGTGCCATCGAGTTCCTGCCGACCGAAGATCAACTGAACGAGCGCGTTGCGGCAGGCCATGGTCTGACCCGTGCCGAGCTGTCGGTATTGATCTCCTACAGCAAGATCGACCTCAAGGAGCAGTTGCTCAACTCCCTGGTGCCGGACGACGACTATCTGACCCGCGACATGGAAACCGCTTTCCCGCCGATGCTGGTCAGCAAGTTCTCCGAGGCCATGCGTCGTCACCGTCTGAAGCGTGAGATCGTCAGCACCCAGATCGCCAACGATCTGGTCAACCACATGGGTATCACCTTCGTTCAGCGACTCAAAGAGTCGACCGGCATGAGCCCGGCGAACGTGGCCGGTGCGTATGTAATCGTGCGTGACATCTTCCATCTCCCGCACTGGTTCCGTCAGATCGAGGCGCTGGATTACCAGGTTTCGGCCGACGTACAACTGGAGCTGATGGATGAGCTGATGCGTCTGGGCCGTCGTGCCACTCGCTGGTTCCTGCGCAGCCGTCGCAACGAGCAGAACGCAGCGCGCGACGTCGCACACTTCGGTCCACATCTGGCAGCGCTGGGCCTCAAGCTCGACGAACTGCTGGAAGGTCCGACGCGCGAAGGCTGGCAGACTCGCTATCAGGCCTACGTCGCCGCTGGCGTACCCGAGTTGCTGGCGCGCATGGTTGCAGGCACCAGTCACCTGTACACCTTGTTGCCAATCATCGAGGCAGCGGACGTGACTGGCCAGAATGCAGCGGACGTGGCCAAGGCCTACTTCGCCGTGGGCAGCGCGTTGGACCTGACCTGGTACCTGCAACAGATCAGTGCTCTGCCGGTGGAAAACAACTGGCAAGCGCTGGCCCGTGAAGCGTTCCGCGATGACATCGACTGGCAGCAACGGGCGATCACCATCTCGGTCCTGCAAATGGGCAACGGCAAGCAGGACGTGGAAACACGTCTGGCCTTGTGGATGGACCAGAACCAGACCATGGTCGAGCGCTGGCGCGCCATGCTGGTGGACATCCGTGCCGCCAGCGGCACCGACTACGCCATGTACGCGGTCGCCAACCGCGAACTGCTGGACCTGGCGTTGAGCGGTCAAGCGGTGGTGCCTGTCACGGCCACTGCAATCGCTGAACTGGAGCCTGCTGCCTGA
- a CDS encoding PLP-dependent aminotransferase family protein yields the protein MELHVVINGRKDLAGQLYQQLRSAIESGRLAAGTQLPPSRLLAEQLGISRKTISDTYAQLTYENFLTGRIGKGTYVNPRPSAIVRKQSHCELASADILERWRNMPWFLRHPTQEGSLRYEFIGGATSKGLFPQDDWRRCTAHALRQIAGSKGFYSEPEGLPTLRNAIARHIAFSRGVNCQDDDVVVCNGAQQALDLISRVLTEPGSLVAMEDPGYPPARLLFASHGAEVVGVPVDEQGIQVELIPDGTRLIYVTPSHQFPLGMPMSQARREALLARAHELGAIIIEDDYDSEFRYAGRPTDSLQSMDERGIVAYVGTFSKTLLPELRLGYAILPPAILDAVIRAKQLTDLHTSTLPQWALAKFIAEGCLLKHIRRCHTVYAGRRERILARVAGDLSPWLEAVPTTAGFHMALLCKVEVDVPLVITLAKKLDVGLYGLSGFYYQQPPRAGLFMGFGSIETLDIDSALDRLRDILQQVC from the coding sequence ATGGAACTTCATGTTGTGATCAACGGCCGCAAGGACCTCGCCGGTCAGCTGTATCAGCAACTGCGTAGCGCCATCGAGTCGGGTCGCCTGGCCGCCGGGACACAGCTACCGCCGAGCCGCTTGCTCGCCGAGCAATTGGGGATCTCACGCAAGACCATTTCCGACACCTACGCGCAGTTGACCTACGAGAACTTCCTCACCGGGAGGATCGGCAAAGGCACCTACGTCAATCCCCGCCCCTCGGCAATCGTCCGCAAACAGAGCCATTGCGAACTGGCGAGCGCCGACATCCTCGAGCGTTGGCGCAACATGCCGTGGTTCTTGCGCCACCCCACCCAGGAAGGTTCGCTGCGTTACGAGTTCATCGGCGGTGCCACCAGCAAGGGCCTGTTTCCTCAGGATGACTGGCGCCGCTGCACCGCCCATGCGCTGCGGCAGATTGCTGGCTCCAAGGGTTTTTACAGCGAGCCGGAAGGCCTGCCGACGCTGCGCAACGCGATCGCCCGGCATATCGCCTTTTCTCGCGGGGTCAATTGCCAGGACGACGACGTGGTGGTGTGCAACGGCGCGCAGCAAGCGCTGGACCTGATCTCCCGCGTACTGACCGAGCCCGGTAGCCTCGTCGCGATGGAAGATCCCGGCTACCCGCCGGCACGCCTGTTGTTCGCCTCTCACGGCGCCGAAGTGGTCGGGGTGCCGGTGGATGAGCAAGGCATTCAAGTCGAGCTGATTCCCGATGGAACCCGGCTGATCTATGTCACACCCTCTCACCAGTTCCCGCTCGGCATGCCGATGAGCCAGGCACGGCGCGAAGCCTTGCTGGCAAGGGCACATGAGCTGGGCGCGATCATTATCGAGGACGACTACGACAGTGAGTTCCGCTACGCGGGCCGACCCACCGACTCCCTACAAAGCATGGATGAGCGCGGGATCGTCGCCTACGTCGGGACCTTTTCGAAAACCCTGCTGCCAGAATTGCGCCTGGGTTACGCGATTCTGCCGCCGGCCATTCTCGACGCGGTGATCCGCGCCAAGCAACTGACCGACCTGCACACCTCGACCCTGCCGCAATGGGCCTTGGCCAAGTTCATCGCCGAAGGCTGTCTGCTGAAACACATCCGCCGCTGCCATACGGTCTATGCCGGGCGGCGCGAGCGAATCCTCGCACGCGTCGCCGGGGACCTTTCGCCCTGGCTCGAAGCGGTGCCAACCACTGCCGGCTTTCACATGGCCTTGCTGTGCAAAGTCGAGGTGGATGTCCCGTTGGTCATCACATTGGCGAAAAAACTCGACGTCGGGCTGTATGGCCTGAGCGGTTTTTACTATCAGCAACCGCCACGGGCCGGGCTGTTCATGGGCTTCGGCTCCATCGAAACCCTGGACATCGATAGTGCCCTTGACCGCCTGCGGGACATTTTGCAGCAAGTCTGTTGA
- a CDS encoding ATPase — MNIVLVTSISLTALLTGCSVPTAPEEQAALSNYFTAPLVHSSATHVTSGPNVSLGIVYSQNTQNSRAYLKDYQANAGTGFGQSLLVQPIHDAYVSTSQPDMAVNWIKASLQRQFGSVTVYPDMQSLKAAKPDVVAVIDTHSQLITSRSSDVQADVMANFYDAGLNYIGTAPGHEAKSLSPVWADFKPTREIVADINEQQNIQVRALQKFDQSLSNLLSKPSDKLSLSSEDLRTVK; from the coding sequence ATGAACATAGTCCTGGTCACCAGCATCAGCCTCACTGCCTTATTAACCGGCTGTTCGGTGCCCACCGCTCCAGAAGAGCAAGCCGCGCTGAGCAATTACTTCACTGCACCACTCGTGCACTCCAGCGCCACCCATGTCACCAGCGGTCCGAACGTGTCACTGGGCATTGTCTACAGTCAGAACACCCAGAACAGCCGTGCCTACCTCAAGGACTACCAGGCCAACGCCGGCACCGGTTTTGGCCAGAGCTTGCTGGTGCAGCCGATCCACGACGCCTATGTTTCCACCTCCCAACCGGACATGGCGGTGAATTGGATCAAGGCCTCCCTGCAACGGCAGTTCGGCTCGGTAACGGTTTACCCGGACATGCAAAGTCTTAAAGCCGCGAAACCGGATGTCGTGGCGGTCATTGACACCCATAGTCAGCTCATCACCTCGCGCAGTTCCGATGTACAGGCCGACGTCATGGCGAACTTCTATGACGCCGGGCTCAATTACATCGGAACCGCTCCAGGTCACGAGGCAAAAAGCCTGAGCCCGGTGTGGGCCGATTTCAAACCTACGCGCGAGATAGTTGCCGATATCAATGAACAGCAAAACATTCAAGTTCGCGCCTTACAAAAGTTTGACCAGTCGCTCAGCAATTTACTAAGCAAACCGTCAGATAAACTTTCGTTATCGAGCGAAGATTTACGCACCGTCAAATAA
- a CDS encoding cbb3-type cytochrome c oxidase subunit 3, whose translation MIEVMLDLLGVACLYLSVEYCLKHQSAESLEDASLMPFADDPEVARRVELATGKTVKAVAPEEARPGWGNLEV comes from the coding sequence ATGATCGAAGTCATGTTGGATCTGTTGGGCGTGGCGTGCCTGTATTTATCGGTGGAGTATTGCTTGAAGCATCAGTCGGCCGAAAGCCTGGAAGATGCCAGTCTGATGCCGTTTGCCGATGACCCGGAAGTGGCACGGCGGGTGGAGTTGGCGACGGGCAAGACTGTGAAAGCCGTTGCACCCGAAGAAGCCAGGCCGGGTTGGGGGAATCTGGAGGTTTGA
- a CDS encoding GNAT family N-acetyltransferase, with protein sequence MSAIDPVISIERMSEAHIEGITALYNDPAVARQVLQMPFQSTEVWRKRLAPENERVVQLVALHQGQVIGNIGLEQVSRIRRSHCANIGMGVAVAWQGQGVGSRLLAAVLDLADNWMNVQRVELSVYADNEAAMGLYRKFGFDTEGLFREYAVRDGVLVDALSMARLRRLLKAR encoded by the coding sequence ATGTCAGCCATCGATCCTGTGATCAGCATTGAGCGTATGAGCGAAGCCCACATCGAGGGCATTACCGCGCTTTACAACGATCCGGCGGTTGCCCGCCAGGTGCTGCAAATGCCGTTTCAGTCTACTGAAGTCTGGCGCAAGCGCCTGGCGCCGGAGAACGAGCGGGTGGTGCAACTGGTGGCGTTGCATCAGGGCCAGGTGATCGGCAACATCGGCCTGGAGCAGGTTTCGCGGATTCGTCGCAGTCATTGCGCCAACATCGGCATGGGCGTGGCGGTCGCGTGGCAAGGCCAGGGCGTTGGCTCGCGGCTGCTCGCGGCGGTGCTCGACCTTGCCGACAACTGGATGAACGTGCAACGGGTCGAACTCTCGGTGTATGCGGATAACGAAGCGGCGATGGGGCTGTATCGCAAGTTTGGTTTCGACACAGAAGGCTTGTTTCGCGAGTATGCGGTGCGCGATGGGGTGCTGGTGGATGCCCTGAGCATGGCGCGCTTGCGCCGTCTGCTCAAGGCGCGCTGA
- a CDS encoding antibiotic biosynthesis monooxygenase family protein has protein sequence MPNEIINTVQVQAAAGRSDELGKQLQKIVETLRELPGCDSYMVDRCPEDDNRWTVSARWQSETAMQSHFYCPQVQGFISLIDSRLASSVDFNCFPIV, from the coding sequence ATGCCCAACGAAATAATCAATACGGTCCAGGTACAGGCCGCCGCTGGCCGCTCGGATGAACTGGGCAAGCAATTGCAGAAGATCGTCGAAACATTGCGTGAGCTCCCAGGCTGCGATTCCTACATGGTCGACCGCTGTCCGGAGGATGACAATCGATGGACGGTCAGTGCCCGCTGGCAGTCCGAAACCGCCATGCAATCACACTTCTACTGCCCGCAAGTTCAAGGCTTCATCAGCCTGATCGACAGCCGACTGGCCAGCAGCGTCGACTTCAACTGTTTCCCCATCGTTTAA
- a CDS encoding lytic polysaccharide monooxygenase auxiliary activity family 9 protein, whose translation MDFRPVFGGFIEWSVNAMTSKNEQSSESGLEKLSSGEVNKLIESLLSELSHRKEIGPRHGRITTPKSRAQFLLEEGKLDPGQANALEGGKLFPATEGNLQDPDAPEDVRNIAPPLDGMIASGGHSDARALLNAPGAHWKKHDVMSGQNLVLMWELSQGHLTRRWKYLITKADWNSNEPLARRHFEETPLKRYLNSYQPYWGPEADKELMPGPLQRHEVTLPPRKGYHVLLAIWDVANTDKAFYQVIDLNFPA comes from the coding sequence ATGGACTTTCGTCCGGTCTTTGGTGGTTTCATTGAATGGAGTGTCAATGCGATGACTTCAAAAAACGAACAATCTTCTGAAAGTGGGCTGGAAAAACTCTCGTCAGGTGAGGTAAACAAACTCATCGAGAGTTTGTTAAGTGAGCTAAGCCACAGGAAAGAAATTGGGCCCAGGCATGGCCGAATCACCACGCCAAAATCCCGCGCTCAGTTCCTTCTTGAGGAAGGTAAGCTGGATCCCGGTCAAGCCAACGCACTTGAGGGCGGAAAACTGTTTCCTGCGACTGAAGGTAACTTGCAGGACCCTGATGCTCCGGAAGATGTGCGCAACATCGCACCTCCCCTCGACGGGATGATTGCCAGTGGCGGGCATAGCGATGCACGCGCCCTGCTCAACGCACCAGGCGCCCACTGGAAAAAACATGACGTCATGTCGGGCCAAAACCTGGTGCTCATGTGGGAGTTAAGCCAAGGCCATTTGACCCGCCGATGGAAGTACTTGATCACCAAAGCGGACTGGAACTCCAATGAACCATTGGCGAGGAGACATTTCGAAGAAACCCCGCTCAAGAGGTACCTCAACAGTTACCAGCCATACTGGGGACCTGAGGCCGACAAAGAACTGATGCCTGGTCCTCTTCAACGACACGAAGTGACTTTGCCTCCGCGCAAGGGATACCACGTCCTTCTCGCCATTTGGGACGTGGCAAATACCGATAAAGCCTTCTATCAAGTGATTGACCTGAATTTCCCTGCCTGA
- a CDS encoding DUF2970 domain-containing protein: MDDPVDNKPPSFWQMLHSVMAAAFGVQSGKNRARDFTHGKPSHFVILGILFTAVFALTLFGIVKLVLHLAGV; the protein is encoded by the coding sequence ATGGACGATCCAGTCGACAACAAACCACCCAGCTTCTGGCAGATGCTGCACAGCGTGATGGCGGCGGCGTTCGGCGTGCAGAGCGGGAAGAACCGCGCCCGCGACTTCACACACGGCAAACCCAGTCATTTCGTGATATTGGGCATTCTGTTCACCGCAGTCTTTGCGCTGACGCTGTTCGGTATCGTGAAACTGGTCCTGCATCTGGCCGGGGTTTAG